The following coding sequences lie in one Gouania willdenowi chromosome 5, fGouWil2.1, whole genome shotgun sequence genomic window:
- the klhdc7a gene encoding kelch domain-containing protein 7A, with translation MPIAEHVGVQFDMQLLLKLSVSVAAVLLVSAFYRFYTTRNVRRRNQPCVKGKDSNNATCQNCKTRLRQNTQKCDIHQENKQPNTACDDLTSNSTEEMPAGAFLHETEKSENALKKSHSDQKISIKEETPPQHSQAPAATGNVSFRSSLNTPNPAESGMASTAGRRSPCFLQKLKGSVGVGRELRQDLERLGNYSSFFSKAEIKVEDAEVVLEGTGDQVVHGKIYNYYVESSSHSITDSNRADAHYERSPESPPVDFGRHSSSPIEGTPTLSTIIMRDLVSPTNTVENASLRKNATRPVLLRKESYLSATEDTQLSIPVKTSDSKKVNNVAPNNNEATCLHPVFSPSSDTKAVNVKEEVDRETVARASFPHLPTNLLNGTDFEVLKNNLDLGNCLETLFLAKRHGQMSLQQAALGVMSNNYLQVLRDPNLYGRLMAGEREQILKQRMSGRKFVMVADIDPQDWVINTVGETAKTKQGTRSSAVYYYDDYKDSWHRLCMIPLEVVSQACAVCTMDNYLFVAVGCQGTDREMTPSKRVFCYNPLTSIWKEISPMNESRPRCKLAALDGYIYAIGGECLSSVERYDPRLDRWSYVAPLPNDTFAVAHHVTVANGELYVSGGTLRYMLLRYNPLTNTWKSSMLAGGKDRTADMMAVGRFLYRFDVNPMLGVSVYRYHLVARLWYECSCKRLQRCPTFQCVTMNNLIYCVSRQFTISFDADEISPAFTEENLSVLNAAKGILFPFVLSLPDKNLRQTSV, from the coding sequence ATGCCTATTGCGGAGCACGTGGGTGTTCAGTTCGACATGCAACTGCTGCTGAAACTGAGCGTCTCTGTGGCTGCTGTGCTGCTGGTTTCTGCTTTTTACCGGTTTTACACAACTAGGAATGTGAGGAGAAGAAATCAGCCCTGTGTCAAAGGCAAGGACTCCAATAATGCAACTTGCCAAAACTGCAAGACGAGGCTtcgccaaaacacacaaaagtgtgACATTCATCAGGAAAACAAGCAACCTAATACAGCCTGTGATGACCTGACATCTAACAGCACTGAGGAAATGCCAGCAGGAGCCTTTTTACATGAAACTGAAAAGAGTGAGAATGCACTTAAGAAGTCACATAGTGACCAAAAAATCAGCATCAAAGAAGAGACACCCCCTCAGCACAGTCAAGCACCTGCTGCCACCGGTAATGTTTCATTTAGATCGTCTTTGAACACTCCTAATCCAGCAGAGAGTGGAATGGCCTCGACTGCGGGGCGCCGCTCTCCTTGCTTTTTGCAGAAACTGAAGGGTAGTGTGGGAGTGGGCCGCGAGTTAAGGCAGGACTTGGAGCGCTTGGGGAATTACTCAAGCTTCTTCTCTAAGGCAGAAATCAAAGTGGAGGATGCTGAAGTGGTACTAGAGGGAACAGGAGATCAGGTTGTGcatggaaaaatatacaattactACGTGGAGTCGTCTTCCCATTCAATCACAGATTCAAACAGGGCTGATGCTCATTATGAGCGGAGCCCTGAATCACCGCCGGTGGATTTTGGACGTCATAGCAGCTCTCCTATCGAAGGTACACCCACTCTAAGCACAATTATTATGCGTGATCTGGTTTCTCCAACAAATACTGTTGAGAATGCTTCCCTGCGGAAAAACGCTACAAGGCCTGTACTGCTACGTAAGGAGAGTTATCTATCAGCAACAGAAGATACTCAGCTTTCCATTCCCGTCAAAACCTCTGACAGCAAAAAGGTAAACAATGTAGCTCCGAACAACAATGAAGCAACCTGTCTTCATCCTGTGTTTAGTCCTTCTTCAGACACCAAAGCTGTGAATGTGAAGGAGGAAGTGGATCGAGAGACTGTGGCAAGGGCTTCATTTCCACACCTTCCTACAAACTTGCTTAATGGCACAGATTTTGAGGTGCTTAAAAATAATCTTGATCTGGGGAACTGTTTAGAGACACTTTTCCTTGCCAAGAGGCACGGCCAGATGTCTCTGCAGCAGGCAGCCTTGGGTGTCATGTCAAACAACTACCTCCAAGTGCTCAGGGATCCTAACCTTTATGGTCGACTAATGGCTGGTGAGCGGGAACAGATCCTGAAGCAGCGAATGAGTGGTAGGAAGTTTGTTATGGTTGCAGACATTGATCCTCAAGACTGGGTAATTAACACAGTGGGggaaacagcaaaaacaaagcaGGGGACAAGGTCCAGTGCAGTGTACTATTATGATGACTACAAAGACTCCTGGCATAGACTCTGCATGATCCCACTGGAAGTCGTCTCTCAAGCATGCGCCGTGTGCACAATGGATAACTACTTGTTTGTGGCAGTTGGCTGCCAAGGCACAGACAGAGAGATGACACCCTCAAAGCGAGTGTTTTGCTACAATCCATTGACATCCATTTGGAAAGAGATCAGTCCCATGAATGAATCCAGGCCTCGCTGCAAACTGGCAGCCCTGGACGGCTACATCTACGCCATCGGAGGAGAGTGTCTCTCCTCAGTGGAACGCTACGACCCACGATTGGATAGATGGTCTTATGTGGCTCCGCTGCCTAATGACACATTCGCAGTTGCACACCATGTCACAGTGGCCAATGGGGAGCTTTATGTTTCTGGGGGGACTCTCAGATACATGTTACTACGCTACAACCCCTTAACCAACACATGGAAGTCCAGTATGCTAGCAGGAGGAAAGGACAGGACTGCAGACATGATGGCTGTGGGAAGATTTCTGTATCGGTTTGACGTCAATCCAATGTTGGGTGTCAGCGTGTACCGGTATCACTTAGTGGCTCGGCTGTGGTACGAGTGCAGCTGCAAACGACTGCAACGATGCCCCACGTTCCAGTGTGTCACCATGAACAACTTAATCTATTGTGTCAGCCGCCAGTTCACTATAAGTTTTGACGCTGATGAGATCTCACCTGCTTTTACAGAAGAGAACTTGAGTGTCCTCAATGCAGCCAAGGGCATACTTTTCCCTTTCGTTCTCTCTCTACCTGATAAAAATCTTCGGCAGACAAGTGTGTAA
- the cfap107 gene encoding cilia- and flagella-associated protein 107: MNRMDLVKDKWAQSGWKIEQKYGNKVLLGNWAEDRLQFTRELKIADSSSRRDFQPHWDFRPDVSARRSSLMRAEGHPFKTLFGQSGQPSAHYLVTEYRESYGKKSSEDLPTLHPVSLTGQLGRPISGKTRRTYRPIPSNTPTAVPEISFPKAQVPSPPLDYAPYRSAYPRHSLNAFCKSCFARSSHRLSNYDSEELDQRQHSH, translated from the exons ATGAACCGAATGGATCTGGTGAAGGATAAATGGGCTCAAAGTGGATGGAAAATAGAGCAAAAGTATGGAAACAAAGTGCTGCTAGGAAACTGGGCTGAGGACAGACTTCAG TTCACTCGGGAGCTAAAGATAGCTGACAGCTCGAGTCGTAGGGACTTCCAACCTCACTGGGATTTTAGGCCGGACGTCTCTGCAAGAAGATCTTCACTGATGAGAGCTGAG GGTCACCCATTCAAAACGCTGTTTGGTCAATCTGGCCAACCATCAGCTCATTATTTGGTCACGGAGTATCGAGAGAGCTATGGGAAAAAGAGCTCGGAGGATTTACCCACTCTTCATCCTGTCAGCTTGACAGGGCAGCTTGGTCGGCCAATATCTGGTAAGACAAGAAGAACTTACAGACCAAT CCCTTCCAACACACCGACTGCAGTCCCCGAAATCTCGTTTCCGAAAGCACAAGTCCCTTCTCCCCCTCTTGACTATGCACCGTACAGGTCAGCATACCCAAGACACTCACTTAATGCCTTCTGCAAGAGCTGCTTTGCCAGGTCTTCACACAGGCTCTCCAATTATGACAGCGAGGAGCTGGATCAGAGACAGCACTCTCACTGA